A genomic stretch from Sphingorhabdus pulchriflava includes:
- a CDS encoding YezD family protein: MANANEDHDRESRKGDIPPALQSVLDALGRLKFGAIQLTVHEGKLVQVDVTERQRFSN, from the coding sequence ATGGCCAATGCCAATGAAGATCATGACAGGGAAAGCCGAAAGGGTGACATTCCGCCTGCTTTGCAGTCGGTGCTCGACGCGCTGGGCAGGCTGAAATTCGGTGCGATCCAGTTGACTGTGCACGAAGGCAAACTCGTCCAGGTCGACGTCACCGAACGCCAGCGCTTTTCGAACTGA